The Chlorocebus sabaeus isolate Y175 chromosome 6, mChlSab1.0.hap1, whole genome shotgun sequence genome has a segment encoding these proteins:
- the LOC103233855 gene encoding olfactory receptor 7D2, with translation MEAENQTGFLEFILLGLSEDPELQPFIFGLFLSMYLVTVLGNLLIILAISSDSHLHTPMYFFLSNLSWVDICFSTCIVPKMLVNIQTKNKTISYMDCLTQVYFSMFFPILDTLLLTVMAYDRFVAVCHPLHYVTIMNPRLCGLLVFVTWLIGVMTSLLHISLMTHLTFCKDFEIPHFFCELTHILQLTCSDTFLNSTLIYVMTGVLGVFPLLGIIFSYSRIASTIRKMSSSGGKEKALSTCGSHLSVVSLFYGTGIGVHFTSAVTHSSQNISVASVMYTVVTPMLNPFIYSLRNKDVKGALGRLLSRATPCL, from the coding sequence AtggaagcagaaaaccaaacaggatTTTTAGAGTTTATCCTTCTCGGACTCTCTGAGGATCCAGAACTGCAGCCGTTCATATTTGGGCTGTTCCTGTCCATGTACCTGGTCACGGTGCTGGGAAACCTGCTCATCATCCTGGCCATCAGCTCCGACTCCCACCTCCACAcccccatgtacttcttcctctCCAACCTGTCCTGGGTTGACATCTGTTTCAGCACCTGCATCGTCCCCAAGATGCTGGTGAACATCCAGACCAAGAACAAAACCATCTCTTACATGGACTGCCTCACCCAGGTCTATTTCTCCAtgttttttcctattctggacaCACTACTCCTGACCGTGATGGCCTATGACCGGTTTGTGGCCGTCTGCCACCCCCTGCACTATGTAACCATCATGAACCCCCGCCTCTGTGGCCTCCTGGTTTTTGTCACGTGGCTCATTGGTGTCATGACATCCCTCCTCCATATTTCTCTGATGACGCATCTAACCTTCTGTAAAGATTTTGAAATTCCACATTTTTTCTGCGAACTGACACACATCCTCCAGCTGACCTGCTCTGATACCTTCCTGAACAGCACATTGATATATGTTATGACGGGTGTGCTGGGCGTTTTTCCCCTCCTTGGGATCATTTTCTCTTATTCACGAATTGCTTCAACCATAAGGAAGATGTCCTCATCTGGGGGAAAAGAGAAAGCACTTTCTACCTGTGGCTCTCACCTCTCCGTCGTTTCTTTATTTTATGGGACAGGCATTGGGGTCCACTTCACTTCTGCGGTGACTCACTCTTCCCAGAACATCTCCGTGGCCTCGGTGATGTACACGGTGGTCACCCCCATGTTGAACCCCTTCATCTACAGCCTGAGGAACAAGGATGTGAAGGGGGCCCTGGGGAGACTCCTCAGCAGGGCAACTCCTTGTCTGTGA